One window from the genome of Clupea harengus chromosome 19, Ch_v2.0.2, whole genome shotgun sequence encodes:
- the LOC105890338 gene encoding uncharacterized protein LOC105890338 has translation MAYINRQGGVRSPSLYHWANHLLLWVAAHFRSLRAVHIPGHLNYGADLLSRGDPQAADWCLHPQVVDQIWLRFYRAQVDLFANRQNTCCPLWFSLGGDNPPLGVDALSHQWPSLRLYAFPPVPLLQQVLCRIADEGRELLLVAQSAVVGGSEQNVSATALGAASSERPSIAGARNGLASPARAVASQGLAPERSRLLASGLSDTLVATIQSARVVLTRSLYTLKWRSFERWCVAHQRDPVNCTLGVILEFLKQLFDEGKVASTLKVYLAAISACHKGINGNSPGSHPLASRFMAGGTGTDQGPRSCWM, from the coding sequence ATGGCATACATAAaccgccagggcggagtgcgctctcCGTCGCTGTACCACTGGGCGAACCACCTGCTCCTGTGGGTGGCGGCTCACTTCCGTTCCCTCAgagcagttcatattccaggccacctcaactacggggcggacctgttatcgaggggcgaccctCAGGCGGCAGACTGGTGCCTCCACCCTCAGGTGGTGGATCAGATTTGGTTGCGTTTTTACAGGGCCCAGGTGGATCTGTTTGCCAAcagacagaacacctgctgcccgctctggttctcgctggGGGGCGACAACCCTCCACTGGGCGTGGACGCACTGAGCCACCAGTGGCCGAGCTTGCGTCTGTACGCGTTTCCCCCggtcccgctcctccagcaggtgctgtgcaggatagcggacgagggcagagagtTGCTGTTAGTAGCCCAGTCAGCCGTGGTTGGCGGATCTGAACAGAATGTCAGTGCAAccgccttgggagctgcctcttcgGAGAGACCTTCTATTGCAGGCGCGCGGAACGGTCTGGCATCCCCGGCCAGAGCTGTGGCatctcagggcctggcacctgaaaggagcAGGCTCCTAGCCTCAGGCTTGTCAGACACgctggtggctacaatacagagtgctcGGGTGGTGTTGACCCGatctctgtatacgctgaagtggcgcagtttcgAGCGGTGGTGTGTCGCGCATCAACGCGACCCCGTCAACTGCACGCTGGGCGTCATATTAGAATTCCTaaagcagttgtttgatgaggggaaggtgGCTTCCACTCTTAAGGTATACCTGGCGGCCATCTCAGCCTGCCATAAAGGCATCAATGGCAATTCCCCGGGCAGCCATCctctagcgtcacgctttatggctgGAGGTACTGGTACTGATCAGGGTCCCCGGAGTTGTTGGATGTAG